The Flavobacterium commune genome contains the following window.
TAATGGCTTTTTTATCAGCAGTAATTATGGTGGCATAGTCCACTAATTCAGGTTTTATTGCTGTTCCTTCGGCAACAATTCCTACACCTTCAATAAGAATTTTATCATTGCTATTCAATCCTTTATCAACAACAAAATATTGTCCTCCGGGTACCGCACGAACTTCAACGGGAACAAATTTTACTTTGTTGTCCTTATCAGCAACCAATACAATGCGTTTGTCCTGCATTTCTAAAGTAGCATTTTGTGGAATTAAAATCACATCTTTTAAATTAGTTGGAATTTGAATACTACCACTTCCTCCGGAACGCAATACTTTGTTTGCATTTGGAAAACTGGCTCTTACGTTAAAAGAACCTGTTTGTGTATTAGCCTGTCCGCTAAAAGTTTCGATTTTTCCTTTTAAATCATATTGCATTCCGTTACTTAGAATCAAATTGACGGCAGGCATTTTAGTGATTTTTTCCTGAAAAGTTTTTCCAGGAGTTTGCATGGTAATATCCAATTGCTGTTTTTCGTTCATTGAAAAATAGGCATAAATAGTACTTACGTCTGAAATTCGGGTTAATGGCTCGGCAGTTTGGCTGCTTACATAACTTCCTAATCGTAAAGGTAAAGTTCCTACTATTCCGTTTACCGGACTTTTGATTGTTGCGTAATTAATGCGTTCAAGAATACTTTGATAGGTACTTTTGGCACTGGCTAAATTTGCTTTAGCTGTTTCCAGTTGTACATCGCTGATAATATTGCGTTCTACTAATGGTTTTAAACGATTCACTTCTACTTGAGCTGCAGTTACTTTTGCTTTAGCAGCAGCGGCTTCCTGATTAGCCGTTTGTGTTTCCAGCTTAAAAAGCAATTGTCCTTTTTTTACTTCCTGACCTTCCTGAACATATATTTTTTCGATATAACCATCCACTTTTGCACGAATGTCAATATCTGTAATTCCTTCTAAAGTTGCAGGATATTCGGCTAATAGAGTAGTATTTGATTTTTGTATTTGAATTACTTTGTACGGAATTACAGTAGGTGCTGCTGCCTGTTCTTCTTTTTTACCACAAGCTACTAAGAGAATGGCACTTATAAGGGTTAATGAAAGTTTTTTCATTGAGACAAATTATTTATTATTGTTGTTATTGATTTCTATTTGTTTGAAGTTGTTAATTGTTTTACTAAACACTTTTCCAACTTCTATAATATGTGTTCTGTAGGCTTTTACGTTTTCCAAATTGCACTTTTCTTCAGGGCAGGAAGCAGTGGCTTCTCGGTACTCGACCAATCGGTCAATGATGAGCATTTCAGAATCGATTAGTTTGATAATATTGCCGAGACGTTCACTTAAGTTGGCCGGTTTAAAATATTTTTTGCGGTCTCCTGTTTTGGTGAAATAGGATATTTTTTCCATCTTTAAGAGTAA
Protein-coding sequences here:
- a CDS encoding GbsR/MarR family transcriptional regulator; this encodes MDIKKEREEIIELYGNYFEKLYNISPLAARILGTLIIDGCKTGLTFESLVEKLSASKSSISTNLNLLLKMEKISYFTKTGDRKKYFKPANLSERLGNIIKLIDSEMLIIDRLVEYREATASCPEEKCNLENVKAYRTHIIEVGKVFSKTINNFKQIEINNNNNK
- a CDS encoding efflux RND transporter periplasmic adaptor subunit: MKKLSLTLISAILLVACGKKEEQAAAPTVIPYKVIQIQKSNTTLLAEYPATLEGITDIDIRAKVDGYIEKIYVQEGQEVKKGQLLFKLETQTANQEAAAAKAKVTAAQVEVNRLKPLVERNIISDVQLETAKANLASAKSTYQSILERINYATIKSPVNGIVGTLPLRLGSYVSSQTAEPLTRISDVSTIYAYFSMNEKQQLDITMQTPGKTFQEKITKMPAVNLILSNGMQYDLKGKIETFSGQANTQTGSFNVRASFPNANKVLRSGGSGSIQIPTNLKDVILIPQNATLEMQDKRIVLVADKDNKVKFVPVEVRAVPGGQYFVVDKGLNSNDKILIEGVGIVAEGTAIKPELVDYATIITADKKAIN